A region from the Clostridium beijerinckii genome encodes:
- a CDS encoding bifunctional 3,4-dihydroxy-2-butanone-4-phosphate synthase/GTP cyclohydrolase II: protein MKFNSIEDGLKDIKEGKMIIVVDDEGRENEGDLVIPAEMATGENINFMIKYARGLVCAPVEEEIAVKLGLNPMVENNTDNHGTAFTVAVDHEDTTTGISAFERAYTINKLATSTEKTDFRRPGHIFPLIAKKNGVLERIGHTEAAVDLAKLAGFKGAAAICEIVKDDGTMARRDDLIKFAKEHNLKILTIEELIKYRKETHLSVTKEAETKLPTKYGDFKVLAFNEKNTSKCHLALVKGDITTNEPMLIRVHSECLTGDALGSRKCDCGEQYASAMEMIEKEGRGILLYMRQEGRGIGLLNKLKAYELQDSGLDTVDANLALGFKEDMRDYKVSADILKVLGINNIRLITNNPAKIEGLEKHNIEVVERVPIQMPINKSDEFYLKTKKQRMNHLLNIDN, encoded by the coding sequence ATGAAATTTAATAGTATAGAAGATGGATTAAAGGATATTAAAGAAGGTAAAATGATAATAGTTGTTGATGATGAGGGAAGAGAAAATGAAGGGGATTTAGTAATTCCAGCAGAAATGGCTACTGGAGAAAATATTAATTTCATGATTAAGTATGCAAGAGGACTCGTTTGTGCACCAGTAGAAGAGGAAATTGCGGTAAAGCTAGGATTGAATCCAATGGTTGAAAATAATACAGATAATCATGGAACAGCATTTACAGTAGCAGTAGACCATGAAGATACAACAACAGGAATATCAGCATTTGAAAGAGCTTATACAATAAATAAGCTTGCAACTTCAACTGAAAAAACTGATTTCAGAAGACCTGGGCATATATTCCCATTAATAGCTAAGAAAAATGGAGTTTTAGAAAGAATTGGTCATACTGAAGCTGCAGTAGATTTAGCAAAGCTTGCAGGTTTTAAAGGTGCAGCAGCTATATGTGAAATAGTAAAAGATGATGGAACTATGGCAAGACGTGATGATCTAATAAAATTTGCTAAAGAGCATAATTTAAAGATTTTAACTATTGAAGAATTAATCAAGTATAGGAAAGAAACGCATTTAAGTGTAACTAAAGAAGCTGAAACTAAATTACCAACTAAGTATGGAGATTTTAAAGTATTAGCTTTTAATGAGAAAAATACATCAAAATGCCATTTAGCTTTAGTTAAAGGAGATATCACAACCAATGAACCTATGCTTATAAGAGTTCATTCTGAATGTTTAACAGGAGATGCTTTAGGATCTAGAAAATGTGATTGCGGTGAACAATATGCATCAGCAATGGAAATGATAGAAAAAGAAGGTCGTGGAATACTACTATATATGAGACAAGAAGGACGAGGAATAGGTCTTTTAAATAAATTGAAAGCATATGAACTTCAAGACTCAGGATTGGATACAGTAGATGCAAATTTAGCACTAGGATTTAAAGAAGACATGAGAGATTATAAAGTAAGTGCAGATATTCTTAAAGTTTTAGGAATAAATAATATAAGATTAATTACAAATAATCCAGCAAAAATAGAGGGACTTGAAAAACATAATATTGAAGTAGTTGAAAGAGTTCCAATACAAATGCCAATAAACAAAAGTGATGAATTTTATTTAAAAACTAAAAAACAAAGAATGAATCATTTGTTAAATATAGATAACTAA
- a CDS encoding 6,7-dimethyl-8-ribityllumazine synthase codes for MNIFEGNLISEGLKFGIVIGRFNEFIGGKLLDGALDGLKRHGVKEEDIDIAWVPGAFEIPLIAKKMAKSSKYDGVICLGAVIKGSTLHYDLVCSEVSKGIANVSLESEKPVIFGVLTTNTIEQAIERAGTKAGNKGYECAVSAIEMANLINTIK; via the coding sequence ATGAATATATTTGAAGGAAATTTAATATCAGAAGGATTGAAATTTGGAATAGTAATAGGAAGATTTAATGAATTTATAGGTGGAAAGCTTTTAGATGGTGCATTAGATGGATTAAAAAGACATGGTGTCAAGGAAGAAGATATTGATATTGCATGGGTGCCAGGTGCATTTGAAATCCCATTAATAGCTAAAAAAATGGCGAAAAGCTCTAAGTATGATGGAGTAATATGTTTAGGTGCAGTAATAAAAGGCTCTACTTTACATTATGATTTAGTTTGTTCAGAAGTATCAAAGGGAATTGCAAATGTTTCACTTGAAAGTGAAAAACCAGTAATATTTGGTGTACTTACAACAAATACCATAGAGCAAGCAATTGAAAGAGCAGGAACTAAAGCTGGGAATAAAGGATATGAATGCGCAGTTTCAGCTATTGAGATGGCTAATTTAATAAATACAATAAAATAG
- a CDS encoding thiol reductase thioredoxin, whose translation MFEKDSYEEDVKLFEKVISTQADELLSNKDLAVVYIGRATCPFCRKFAKKLSGLTNKINTTIYYVDSSNFSDNLINSFREKYNIVTVPGFIVSKNREIEVRCDSSITEDEILDLLK comes from the coding sequence ATGTTTGAAAAAGATAGCTATGAAGAAGATGTAAAGTTATTTGAAAAAGTGATTTCTACACAAGCAGACGAATTATTATCTAATAAAGACTTAGCTGTTGTTTATATTGGTCGTGCAACATGCCCATTCTGCCGTAAATTTGCTAAAAAATTAAGTGGCTTGACTAATAAAATTAATACAACTATTTACTATGTCGATAGTTCTAATTTTTCAGATAATTTAATTAACTCATTTAGAGAAAAATATAATATTGTAACTGTACCTGGATTTATTGTTAGCAAAAATAGAGAAATAGAGGTTCGTTGCGATTCTTCAATTACAGAGGACGAAATATTAGATCTGTTAAAATAA